In Ovis canadensis isolate MfBH-ARS-UI-01 breed Bighorn chromosome 3, ARS-UI_OviCan_v2, whole genome shotgun sequence, one DNA window encodes the following:
- the R3HDM2 gene encoding R3H domain-containing protein 2 isoform X22, producing the protein MSNSNTTQETLEIMKESEKKLVEESVNKNKFISKTPSKEEIEKESEDTSLRQETQRRTSNHGHARKRAKSNSKLKLVRSLAVCEESSAPFVDGPLETQDIIQLHISCPSDKEEEKSTKDVSEKEDKDKNKEKVPRRMLSRDSSQEYTDSTGIDLHEFLVNTLKKNPRDRMMLLKLEQEILDFINDNNNQFKKFPQMTSYHRMLLHRVAAYFGMDHNVDQTGKAVIINKTSNTRIPEQRFSEHIKDEKNTEFQQRFILKRDDASMDRDDNQTGQNGYLNDIRLSKEAFSSSSHKRRQIFRGNREGLSRTSSSRQSSTDSELKSLEPRPWSSTDSDGSVRSMRPPVTKASSFSGISILTRGDSIGSSKGGSAGRISRPGMALGAPEVCNQVTSSQSVRGLLPCTAQQQQQQQQLPALPPTPQQQPPLNNHMISQADDLSNPFGQMSLSRQGSTEAADPSSALFQPPLISQHAQQTSFIMASTGQPLPTSNYSTSSHAPPTQQVLPPQGYMQPPQQIQVSYYSPGQYPSSSQQYRPLSHPVAYSPQRGQQLPQPSQQPGLQPMMPNQQQAAYQGMIGVQQPQNQGLLSNQRSGMGGQMQGLVVQYTPLPSYQVPVGNDSQNVVQPPFQQPMLVPASQSVQGALPAGGVPVYYSMIPPAQQNGTSPSVGFLQPPGSEQYQMPQSPSPCSPPQMPQQYSGVSPSGPGVVVMQLNVPNGPQPPQNPPMVQWSHCKYYSMDQRGQKPGDLYSPESSPQASTQMSSSPVTSPTQSPAPSPVTSLSSVCTGLSPLPVLTQFPRPGGPAQGDGRYSLLGQPLQYNLSICPPLLHGQSAYSVHQGQSGLKHGNRSKRQALKSASTDLGTTDVVLGRVLEVTDLPEGITRTEADKLFTQLAMSGAKIQWLKDAQGLPGGGGGDNGGTAENGRHSDLAALYTIVAVFPSPLAAQNASLRLNNSVSRFKLRVAKKNYDLRILERASSQ; encoded by the exons AGGCGGACATCCAACCATGGTCATGCCAGGAAAAGAGCCAAG tctaATTCCAAGCTGAAATTGGTGCGCAGCCTTGCAGTGTGTGAGGAATCCTCTGCTCCATTTGTTGACGGGCCACTAGAAACCCAG GATATAATTCAATTGCACATCAGCTGCCCCTCTgacaaggaggaagaaaagtCCACAAAGGATGTCTCTGAAAAGGAAGACAaggacaaaaacaaagaaaaggtcCCCAGGAGGATGCTGTCTAGAG ACTCCAGCCAAGAATATACGGACTCCACTGGAATAGACCTACATGAATTTCTTGTAAATACACTGAAAAAGAACCCAAG GGACAGAATGATGCTGCTAAAATTAGAACAGGAGATTCTGGACTTTATTAATGACAACAA CAACCAGTTCAAGAAGTTCCCTCAGATGACCTCATATCACCGGATGCTATTACACCGGGTAGCTGCCTATTTTGGGATGGACCACAATGTAGATCAAACTGGAAAAGCTGTCATCATCAACAAAACCAGTAACACAAGAAT CCCTGAACAGAGATTCTCAGAACATATAAAGGATGAGAAGAATACAGAATTTCAACAGAGATTCATTCTTAAGAGAGATGATGCCAGTATGGACCGAGATGATAACCAG ACTGGCCAGAACGGATATCTAAATGACATCAG ACTCTCCAAAGAAGCCTTTTCTTCTAGCTCTCACAAGAGAAGGCAGATTTTTAG GGGGAACCGTGAGGGGCTGAGCCGCACCTCAAGCAGCCGCCAGAGCAGCACAGACAGCGAACTCAAATCCCTGGAGCCACGGCCTTGGAGCAGCACAGACTCCGATGGCTCTGTCCGGAGCATGCGGCCCCCTGTCACCAAAGCCAGCAGCTTCAGTGGAATCTCCATCCTCACCCGGGGTGACAGCATCGGGAGCAGCAAAGGTGGCAGTGCAGGAAGGATCTCCAGGCCAG GTATGGCGCTAGGTGCCCCAGAAGTGTGCAACCAGGTCACCTCATCCCAGTCTGTCCGGGGCCTTCTCCCTTGTACTgcccaacaacagcagcagcagcagcaacttcctGCTCTCCCACCCACGCCTCAACAACAGCCACCCTTGAATAATCACATGATTTCACAG GCAGATGATCTCAGCAACCCCTTTGGACAAATGAGCCTTAGTCGCCAAGGTTCTACTGAAGCAGCTGACCCATCCTCAGCTCTGTTCCAGCCCCCACTTATCTCCCAGCACGCTCAGCAGACTAGCTTCATCATGGCTTCTACAGGGCAGCCCCTCCCTACTTCCAACTATTCCACCTCGAGCCATGCACCACCTACTCAGCAAGTCCTGCCACCACAGGGCTACATGCAGCCCCCTCAACAG ATCCAGGTGTCTTACTATTCCCCTGGACAGTATCCCAGCTCCAGCCAGCAATACCGACCTCTGTCTCACCCGGTGGCCTACAGCCCCCAGCGTGGTCAGCAGCTGCCGCAGCCATCCCAGCAGCCTG GTTTACAGCCCATGATGCCTAACCAGCAGCAAGCGGCTTACCAAGGCATGATTGGGGTCCAGCAGCCACAGAACCAGGGCCTGCTCAGCAACCAGAGGAGCGGCATGGGGGGCCAGATGCAAGGCCTGGTGGTTCAGTACACTCCACTGCCTTCTTACCAA GTCCCAGTGGGTAATGACTCACAAAATGTGGTCCAGCCGCCTTTCCAGCAACCCATGCTGGTCCCTGCAAGCCAATCTGTGCAGGGGGCCCTCCCAGCAGGGGGTGTTCCAGTGTACTACAGCATGATCCCGCCAGCTCAGCAGAACGGTACAAG CCCTTCTGTGGGGTTTCTGCAGCCTCCTGGCTCTGAGCAGTACCAGATGCCTCAGTCTCCCTCTCCCTGCAGTCCACCACAGATGCCACAGCAGTACTCAG GAGTGTCACCTTCTGGACCGGGTGTGGTGGTCATGCAGCTGAATGTCCCTAATGGACCCCAGCCTCCCCAGAACCCGCCCATGGTCCAGTGGAGTCACTGTAAATATTACAGCATGGACCAGCGGGGTCAGAAGCCTGGAGACCTGTACAGTCCTGAGAGTAGCCCCCAG GCCAGCACACAGATGAGCAGCAGCCCTGTCACATCTCCTACTCAATCTCCAGCACCCTCTCCTGTCACCAGCCTCAGCAGCGTCTGCACAGGGCTCAGTCCCCTTCCTGTCCTCACACAGTTCCCCCGGCCTGGAGGTCCTGCACAGG GTGATGGTCGCTACTCCCTCTTGGGCCAGCCGTTACAGTACAATCTGTCCATCTGCCCTCCCCTGCTCCATGGCCAGTCAGCTTACTCGGTGCACCAG GGACAGAGCGGATTGAAGCATGGAAACCGGAGCAAGAGACAAGCACTCAAATCTGCCTCCACTGACCTGGGGACAACAGACGTTG tTCTGGGACGGGTACTGGAGGTGACAGATCTCCCGGAGGGCATCACCCGTACCGAGGCAGACAAACTCTTCACTCAGCTTGCCATGTCCGGCGCCAAGATCCAGTGGCTCAAGGATgctcaggggctgcctggtgggggtgggggggacaacGGTGGGACTGCTGAGAACGGCCGCCACTCGGACCTCGCTGCCTTGTACACCATCGTGGCTGTGTTCCCCAGCCCCCTGGCTGCTCAGAATGCCTCCCTTCGCCTCAACAACTCCGTGAGTCGCTTCAAACTTCGAGTGGCCAAAAAGAACTATGACCTGAGGATCCTGGAGCGAGCCAGCTCCCAAtaa
- the R3HDM2 gene encoding R3H domain-containing protein 2 isoform X11: protein MSNSNTTQETLEIMKESEKKLVEESVNKNKFISKTPSKEEIEKESEDTSLRQETQRRTSNHGHARKRAKSNSKLKLVRSLAVCEESSAPFVDGPLETQDIIQLHISCPSDKEEEKSTKDVSEKEDKDKNKEKVPRRMLSRDSSQEYTDSTGIDLHEFLVNTLKKNPRDRMMLLKLEQEILDFINDNNNQFKKFPQMTSYHRMLLHRVAAYFGMDHNVDQTGKAVIINKTSNTRIPEQRFSEHIKDEKNTEFQQRFILKRDDASMDRDDNQTGQNGYLNDIRGNREGLSRTSSSRQSSTDSELKSLEPRPWSSTDSDGSVRSMRPPVTKASSFSGISILTRGDSIGSSKGGSAGRISRPGMALGAPEVCNQVTSSQSVRGLLPCTAQQQQQQQQLPALPPTPQQQPPLNNHMISQGSRSYDWRADEPVPALQPSPQPVQFSPGSCPQVLLPVSPPQQYNMADDLSNPFGQMSLSRQGSTEAADPSSALFQPPLISQHAQQTSFIMASTGQPLPTSNYSTSSHAPPTQQVLPPQGYMQPPQQIQVSYYSPGQYPSSSQQYRPLSHPVAYSPQRGQQLPQPSQQPGLQPMMPNQQQAAYQGMIGVQQPQNQGLLSNQRSGMGGQMQGLVVQYTPLPSYQVPVGNDSQNVVQPPFQQPMLVPASQSVQGALPAGGVPVYYSMIPPAQQNGTSPSVGFLQPPGSEQYQMPQSPSPCSPPQMPQQYSGLSWEDAHGHEMAVKPMHRLSTHSDTAAWPERGVSPSGPGVVVMQLNVPNGPQPPQNPPMVQWSHCKYYSMDQRGQKPGDLYSPESSPQASTQMSSSPVTSPTQSPAPSPVTSLSSVCTGLSPLPVLTQFPRPGGPAQGDGRYSLLGQPLQYNLSICPPLLHGQSAYSVHQGQSGLKHGNRSKRQALKSASTDLGTTDVVLGRVLEVTDLPEGITRTEADKLFTQLAMSGAKIQWLKDAQGLPGGGGGDNGGTAENGRHSDLAALYTIVAVFPSPLAAQNASLRLNNSVSRFKLRVAKKNYDLRILERASSQ, encoded by the exons AGGCGGACATCCAACCATGGTCATGCCAGGAAAAGAGCCAAG tctaATTCCAAGCTGAAATTGGTGCGCAGCCTTGCAGTGTGTGAGGAATCCTCTGCTCCATTTGTTGACGGGCCACTAGAAACCCAG GATATAATTCAATTGCACATCAGCTGCCCCTCTgacaaggaggaagaaaagtCCACAAAGGATGTCTCTGAAAAGGAAGACAaggacaaaaacaaagaaaaggtcCCCAGGAGGATGCTGTCTAGAG ACTCCAGCCAAGAATATACGGACTCCACTGGAATAGACCTACATGAATTTCTTGTAAATACACTGAAAAAGAACCCAAG GGACAGAATGATGCTGCTAAAATTAGAACAGGAGATTCTGGACTTTATTAATGACAACAA CAACCAGTTCAAGAAGTTCCCTCAGATGACCTCATATCACCGGATGCTATTACACCGGGTAGCTGCCTATTTTGGGATGGACCACAATGTAGATCAAACTGGAAAAGCTGTCATCATCAACAAAACCAGTAACACAAGAAT CCCTGAACAGAGATTCTCAGAACATATAAAGGATGAGAAGAATACAGAATTTCAACAGAGATTCATTCTTAAGAGAGATGATGCCAGTATGGACCGAGATGATAACCAG ACTGGCCAGAACGGATATCTAAATGACATCAG GGGGAACCGTGAGGGGCTGAGCCGCACCTCAAGCAGCCGCCAGAGCAGCACAGACAGCGAACTCAAATCCCTGGAGCCACGGCCTTGGAGCAGCACAGACTCCGATGGCTCTGTCCGGAGCATGCGGCCCCCTGTCACCAAAGCCAGCAGCTTCAGTGGAATCTCCATCCTCACCCGGGGTGACAGCATCGGGAGCAGCAAAGGTGGCAGTGCAGGAAGGATCTCCAGGCCAG GTATGGCGCTAGGTGCCCCAGAAGTGTGCAACCAGGTCACCTCATCCCAGTCTGTCCGGGGCCTTCTCCCTTGTACTgcccaacaacagcagcagcagcagcaacttcctGCTCTCCCACCCACGCCTCAACAACAGCCACCCTTGAATAATCACATGATTTCACAG GGCTCCAGAAGCTATGACTGGAGAGCTGATGAG CCAGTCCCGGCTCTGCAGCCCTCTCCACAGCCTGTTCAGTTCTCTCCAGGCTCCTGTCCCCAAGTACTTCTGCCAGTCTCTCCGCCCCAGCAGTACAACATG GCAGATGATCTCAGCAACCCCTTTGGACAAATGAGCCTTAGTCGCCAAGGTTCTACTGAAGCAGCTGACCCATCCTCAGCTCTGTTCCAGCCCCCACTTATCTCCCAGCACGCTCAGCAGACTAGCTTCATCATGGCTTCTACAGGGCAGCCCCTCCCTACTTCCAACTATTCCACCTCGAGCCATGCACCACCTACTCAGCAAGTCCTGCCACCACAGGGCTACATGCAGCCCCCTCAACAG ATCCAGGTGTCTTACTATTCCCCTGGACAGTATCCCAGCTCCAGCCAGCAATACCGACCTCTGTCTCACCCGGTGGCCTACAGCCCCCAGCGTGGTCAGCAGCTGCCGCAGCCATCCCAGCAGCCTG GTTTACAGCCCATGATGCCTAACCAGCAGCAAGCGGCTTACCAAGGCATGATTGGGGTCCAGCAGCCACAGAACCAGGGCCTGCTCAGCAACCAGAGGAGCGGCATGGGGGGCCAGATGCAAGGCCTGGTGGTTCAGTACACTCCACTGCCTTCTTACCAA GTCCCAGTGGGTAATGACTCACAAAATGTGGTCCAGCCGCCTTTCCAGCAACCCATGCTGGTCCCTGCAAGCCAATCTGTGCAGGGGGCCCTCCCAGCAGGGGGTGTTCCAGTGTACTACAGCATGATCCCGCCAGCTCAGCAGAACGGTACAAG CCCTTCTGTGGGGTTTCTGCAGCCTCCTGGCTCTGAGCAGTACCAGATGCCTCAGTCTCCCTCTCCCTGCAGTCCACCACAGATGCCACAGCAGTACTCAG GCTTGTCTTGGGAAGATGCACATGGACATGAAATGGCAGTGAAACCTATGCACAGACTCTCAACTCACAGTGACACAGCAGCGTGGCCAGAGCGAG GAGTGTCACCTTCTGGACCGGGTGTGGTGGTCATGCAGCTGAATGTCCCTAATGGACCCCAGCCTCCCCAGAACCCGCCCATGGTCCAGTGGAGTCACTGTAAATATTACAGCATGGACCAGCGGGGTCAGAAGCCTGGAGACCTGTACAGTCCTGAGAGTAGCCCCCAG GCCAGCACACAGATGAGCAGCAGCCCTGTCACATCTCCTACTCAATCTCCAGCACCCTCTCCTGTCACCAGCCTCAGCAGCGTCTGCACAGGGCTCAGTCCCCTTCCTGTCCTCACACAGTTCCCCCGGCCTGGAGGTCCTGCACAGG GTGATGGTCGCTACTCCCTCTTGGGCCAGCCGTTACAGTACAATCTGTCCATCTGCCCTCCCCTGCTCCATGGCCAGTCAGCTTACTCGGTGCACCAG GGACAGAGCGGATTGAAGCATGGAAACCGGAGCAAGAGACAAGCACTCAAATCTGCCTCCACTGACCTGGGGACAACAGACGTTG tTCTGGGACGGGTACTGGAGGTGACAGATCTCCCGGAGGGCATCACCCGTACCGAGGCAGACAAACTCTTCACTCAGCTTGCCATGTCCGGCGCCAAGATCCAGTGGCTCAAGGATgctcaggggctgcctggtgggggtgggggggacaacGGTGGGACTGCTGAGAACGGCCGCCACTCGGACCTCGCTGCCTTGTACACCATCGTGGCTGTGTTCCCCAGCCCCCTGGCTGCTCAGAATGCCTCCCTTCGCCTCAACAACTCCGTGAGTCGCTTCAAACTTCGAGTGGCCAAAAAGAACTATGACCTGAGGATCCTGGAGCGAGCCAGCTCCCAAtaa
- the R3HDM2 gene encoding R3H domain-containing protein 2 isoform X13, translating into MSNSNTTQETLEIMKESEKKLVEESVNKNKFISKTPSKEEIEKESEDTSLRQETQRRTSNHGHARKRAKSNSKLKLVRSLAVCEESSAPFVDGPLETQDIIQLHISCPSDKEEEKSTKDVSEKEDKDKNKEKVPRRMLSRDSSQEYTDSTGIDLHEFLVNTLKKNPRDRMMLLKLEQEILDFINDNNNQFKKFPQMTSYHRMLLHRVAAYFGMDHNVDQTGKAVIINKTSNTRIPEQRFSEHIKDEKNTEFQQRFILKRDDASMDRDDNQTGQNGYLNDIRGNREGLSRTSSSRQSSTDSELKSLEPRPWSSTDSDGSVRSMRPPVTKASSFSGISILTRGDSIGSSKGGSAGRISRPGMALGAPEVCNQVTSSQSVRGLLPCTAQQQQQQQQLPALPPTPQQQPPLNNHMISQPVPALQPSPQPVQFSPGSCPQVLLPVSPPQQYNMADDLSNPFGQMSLSRQGSTEAADPSSALFQPPLISQHAQQTSFIMASTGQPLPTSNYSTSSHAPPTQQVLPPQGYMQPPQQIQVSYYSPGQYPSSSQQYRPLSHPVAYSPQRGQQLPQPSQQPGLQPMMPNQQQAAYQGMIGVQQPQNQGLLSNQRSGMGGQMQGLVVQYTPLPSYQVPVGNDSQNVVQPPFQQPMLVPASQSVQGALPAGGVPVYYSMIPPAQQNGTSPSVGFLQPPGSEQYQMPQSPSPCSPPQMPQQYSGLSWEDAHGHEMAVKPMHRLSTHSDTAAWPERGVSPSGPGVVVMQLNVPNGPQPPQNPPMVQWSHCKYYSMDQRGQKPGDLYSPESSPQASTQMSSSPVTSPTQSPAPSPVTSLSSVCTGLSPLPVLTQFPRPGGPAQGDGRYSLLGQPLQYNLSICPPLLHGQSAYSVHQGQSGLKHGNRSKRQALKSASTDLGTTDVVLGRVLEVTDLPEGITRTEADKLFTQLAMSGAKIQWLKDAQGLPGGGGGDNGGTAENGRHSDLAALYTIVAVFPSPLAAQNASLRLNNSVSRFKLRVAKKNYDLRILERASSQ; encoded by the exons AGGCGGACATCCAACCATGGTCATGCCAGGAAAAGAGCCAAG tctaATTCCAAGCTGAAATTGGTGCGCAGCCTTGCAGTGTGTGAGGAATCCTCTGCTCCATTTGTTGACGGGCCACTAGAAACCCAG GATATAATTCAATTGCACATCAGCTGCCCCTCTgacaaggaggaagaaaagtCCACAAAGGATGTCTCTGAAAAGGAAGACAaggacaaaaacaaagaaaaggtcCCCAGGAGGATGCTGTCTAGAG ACTCCAGCCAAGAATATACGGACTCCACTGGAATAGACCTACATGAATTTCTTGTAAATACACTGAAAAAGAACCCAAG GGACAGAATGATGCTGCTAAAATTAGAACAGGAGATTCTGGACTTTATTAATGACAACAA CAACCAGTTCAAGAAGTTCCCTCAGATGACCTCATATCACCGGATGCTATTACACCGGGTAGCTGCCTATTTTGGGATGGACCACAATGTAGATCAAACTGGAAAAGCTGTCATCATCAACAAAACCAGTAACACAAGAAT CCCTGAACAGAGATTCTCAGAACATATAAAGGATGAGAAGAATACAGAATTTCAACAGAGATTCATTCTTAAGAGAGATGATGCCAGTATGGACCGAGATGATAACCAG ACTGGCCAGAACGGATATCTAAATGACATCAG GGGGAACCGTGAGGGGCTGAGCCGCACCTCAAGCAGCCGCCAGAGCAGCACAGACAGCGAACTCAAATCCCTGGAGCCACGGCCTTGGAGCAGCACAGACTCCGATGGCTCTGTCCGGAGCATGCGGCCCCCTGTCACCAAAGCCAGCAGCTTCAGTGGAATCTCCATCCTCACCCGGGGTGACAGCATCGGGAGCAGCAAAGGTGGCAGTGCAGGAAGGATCTCCAGGCCAG GTATGGCGCTAGGTGCCCCAGAAGTGTGCAACCAGGTCACCTCATCCCAGTCTGTCCGGGGCCTTCTCCCTTGTACTgcccaacaacagcagcagcagcagcaacttcctGCTCTCCCACCCACGCCTCAACAACAGCCACCCTTGAATAATCACATGATTTCACAG CCAGTCCCGGCTCTGCAGCCCTCTCCACAGCCTGTTCAGTTCTCTCCAGGCTCCTGTCCCCAAGTACTTCTGCCAGTCTCTCCGCCCCAGCAGTACAACATG GCAGATGATCTCAGCAACCCCTTTGGACAAATGAGCCTTAGTCGCCAAGGTTCTACTGAAGCAGCTGACCCATCCTCAGCTCTGTTCCAGCCCCCACTTATCTCCCAGCACGCTCAGCAGACTAGCTTCATCATGGCTTCTACAGGGCAGCCCCTCCCTACTTCCAACTATTCCACCTCGAGCCATGCACCACCTACTCAGCAAGTCCTGCCACCACAGGGCTACATGCAGCCCCCTCAACAG ATCCAGGTGTCTTACTATTCCCCTGGACAGTATCCCAGCTCCAGCCAGCAATACCGACCTCTGTCTCACCCGGTGGCCTACAGCCCCCAGCGTGGTCAGCAGCTGCCGCAGCCATCCCAGCAGCCTG GTTTACAGCCCATGATGCCTAACCAGCAGCAAGCGGCTTACCAAGGCATGATTGGGGTCCAGCAGCCACAGAACCAGGGCCTGCTCAGCAACCAGAGGAGCGGCATGGGGGGCCAGATGCAAGGCCTGGTGGTTCAGTACACTCCACTGCCTTCTTACCAA GTCCCAGTGGGTAATGACTCACAAAATGTGGTCCAGCCGCCTTTCCAGCAACCCATGCTGGTCCCTGCAAGCCAATCTGTGCAGGGGGCCCTCCCAGCAGGGGGTGTTCCAGTGTACTACAGCATGATCCCGCCAGCTCAGCAGAACGGTACAAG CCCTTCTGTGGGGTTTCTGCAGCCTCCTGGCTCTGAGCAGTACCAGATGCCTCAGTCTCCCTCTCCCTGCAGTCCACCACAGATGCCACAGCAGTACTCAG GCTTGTCTTGGGAAGATGCACATGGACATGAAATGGCAGTGAAACCTATGCACAGACTCTCAACTCACAGTGACACAGCAGCGTGGCCAGAGCGAG GAGTGTCACCTTCTGGACCGGGTGTGGTGGTCATGCAGCTGAATGTCCCTAATGGACCCCAGCCTCCCCAGAACCCGCCCATGGTCCAGTGGAGTCACTGTAAATATTACAGCATGGACCAGCGGGGTCAGAAGCCTGGAGACCTGTACAGTCCTGAGAGTAGCCCCCAG GCCAGCACACAGATGAGCAGCAGCCCTGTCACATCTCCTACTCAATCTCCAGCACCCTCTCCTGTCACCAGCCTCAGCAGCGTCTGCACAGGGCTCAGTCCCCTTCCTGTCCTCACACAGTTCCCCCGGCCTGGAGGTCCTGCACAGG GTGATGGTCGCTACTCCCTCTTGGGCCAGCCGTTACAGTACAATCTGTCCATCTGCCCTCCCCTGCTCCATGGCCAGTCAGCTTACTCGGTGCACCAG GGACAGAGCGGATTGAAGCATGGAAACCGGAGCAAGAGACAAGCACTCAAATCTGCCTCCACTGACCTGGGGACAACAGACGTTG tTCTGGGACGGGTACTGGAGGTGACAGATCTCCCGGAGGGCATCACCCGTACCGAGGCAGACAAACTCTTCACTCAGCTTGCCATGTCCGGCGCCAAGATCCAGTGGCTCAAGGATgctcaggggctgcctggtgggggtgggggggacaacGGTGGGACTGCTGAGAACGGCCGCCACTCGGACCTCGCTGCCTTGTACACCATCGTGGCTGTGTTCCCCAGCCCCCTGGCTGCTCAGAATGCCTCCCTTCGCCTCAACAACTCCGTGAGTCGCTTCAAACTTCGAGTGGCCAAAAAGAACTATGACCTGAGGATCCTGGAGCGAGCCAGCTCCCAAtaa